CCCCCTTGCCTGGGTCAGCCCAGCCTGGGGCTGCCAGAGAGGGGCACCGTGGCCACTCCCGTGACCAAGAGTTGACAGCCTCCACCCGGCCAGACACATACACGGGGTGGTTTGGGGTTGGGGGGGCCGCGGGGGCAGCGACACTGAACCagaggcaaggagagataagcagaGAAAGAGTGAGAGGCAGAACATGGGACACAAAGGCAGCGAGATAAAGATAAGGGAGACACACGGAAACAGAGGACAAGAGAGAAAtcgtgagagagagagacccagagGCCGAGGCAGAGCCCCCAGCAAACCTGGAGGGAGACACATGGACATAGGGACGGGGAAAATCAGAATGAGCGAGGGCATGGAGAGACAGTGTGAGGCAGTCCAGAGAGACCGAGAGCGACCCCGCGAGACTGACCACCCCCAGGACCACAGCGCCGGCACCCCCGGCCCGCTCCCCACTCACGTCCTGGAAGAGCGCGTGTCCGGCGGGCCCGGCGGCGGGCGAGGGCGCGGGCGCGGGGGGTCGCGGGGGCTCGGGCGCGGGCGGCCGGATCAGGCACACGGTGAGCAGCCCCGCGCACGCCATGGCGCCGCCACCCGCTTGGCTCCGGCTCGGCTGCGGCTTCGGGCTCTGgacgccgccgctgccgccgccgccgccgccgcggacTTGGGGGGACGCGCAGGGGGGGCGCCCGCCCATCGGCGCCGGCGCGGAGGCTGAGGGCCCCGCCCCCTGCAGCTCCGCCCCCGCCGGGCGGGCCCCCgaggcccccctccccgcccagccCCGGCCAGCGCCAGAGCGCGGCCCTCCGCCCGCCCGCCTCCAGGGCCTCAGCTTCACCGTCTGGCAAAGGGGAGCAAACTCCAGCCTTTAAGGCGGCAAGAGCCACGCAATGCAGAACCCCAACATAATGCACCTGTGCGACTCCCCATTCTCCGGGGGTGGCGGCCAATGGGGAGAAGTCACCCAAGGGGTCAGTCCCTTCTGGGGACCGGCTAAGCGAATGACGGCCGGtgtggaatattacacagccaggAACAGGACAGGAGGGGCTGCGCGTGCCCACTGAGGGCGGGTCCCCACATCTTTACAGCATCGAGTAAACTGCGGGAGCACAGGCGCGCCACCTGGTGGGCAAAACCCGCAAGCACCTGCACCTGTGAGTGTACCTTCTGCAAAATGGGAGTAAGGGAAGATCAGGTTGTTTCGGGGACTGACAGTGAGGCCTTAAAATAGAGGTCGGCTCCGAGAAAGCCCACCTAAGGGTGTGCTAAACAGATCCGTGTGGACCGCCTGCCAGTCACCCTCCACGCTCAAGCTCAACTCAGACTTCCCGCCCCTACCATGGATCCCCCTCTTCAATCTATCATCCCCCGCTGCAGCCAGAGGAAGCTTTTACAACATGAAAAGGGAGCATTACTCCTCTCTGGCTCACCAGTTCTCTCCCCCTGAATAAAGCCCAAGACTGAATGTCTCTCCACTCTGTCCCTCACCTCAGGCTCCAGCCACCCTGGTTTCTCTCAGGTCCTGGGCCCATATTGCCTTCTCCTGCTTGCTgtattcttcctcttccttctcagtTAATTTCTACTATCCTACAGCTTTAGGTCGGGCACCACCttttccaggaagccctccctgattcTCTCATTTATTTGAGTTTCCTCCAGCAGATTCTGAGAGCTCCACAAAGGGAAGGAACACGTGTCCCCAGAACCTGACACAGAATCAGCCGGTTGTAATTATCTGCTGCCTGTTTACAAATGTCCAGAAACATCTGGAAGGAGCACAGCCAACTGATCAGGATGGCCTCTCTGTGGCTGGGAAAAAAGGGAATTCATTGCTTACTTTACTGGACCAGTTTTTTAATTAGGATTTTAAAAAAGGTGATGAAGCTGATCATTCTTGGGGCCGTGAGGctcaaataaaatgaaaccagGCAGGGACAGGGAAACGGAACGTAGGGGACGGTCATTATGCCAGCAACCTTGACCTCTCCCACCCACAGACTTGCTCCCAATACACAGTCCCCAAACCCGGCCCAAACACcatcaatatatttattaaaaccaaagcagagggaacagagcTGTTAGGAAGGCAAATCAAAGTGCAGATTGGAGGGTGGGGCAGAGCAAgaagtggggtggagggggcactTCAAACGCCACAGGAAGGGCCCCTGTGGTCTGGGCTGGGGGGGGAGGCccttcaccccacccctcccGCCCACCCTGTCAGTGAAGGTCCCCCACTCACCTCTCCCATCTCACATCCATCCTGGGGGCAGCTGGGGCCCTGCAGTGACCCCACGGGGAGGGACCACCCCCTCGATCCACCCATggctgtcagtcagtcagtctgtATCTCCCTCCCTCGCTTTCTGAATAAATAAACCACTCAGGCCTCAGCTCCTTCGGAGTGGGGCAAAGAACAGCTCAGGGACCCCTGCCCTCGCTCAGGGGGTAAGGGAATTGCGGCACCAGTCCCACATCCCTCCTACCCTTTGCTGATGCCCCAAGCTTGCCAAAAAGGCCTTGATAAATAAATAACGCTCCATTAAAGCTTCAATCAGAAAAACCTTTAAGACGATAGAAGTGCTCTCGCTGCCCTGCCAACAAGCAGGCCAAGGCCTCTCCACCTGGCCTGGTCAGCACACAGGATTCTGGGGGCAGGTGGCCACCCTGGGCCTCGTGGGGCCCCTGGAGCAAGAAGACCAAAAGTGCAGTTAGAGCCCCCACCACGCGCACACATGgactcatgcacacacacgtggacACACTGGGGCGTGTTTTCAGTGCACGCACAGATGTGTTCACCTTCATTCCCCGggacatgcacacatacatgctcaCACACCACTCACCCCGTGGACACACACGTCGGGGGTTGGGTGCATGCACAAACACACCACAAACAGAATTCTTCCCTTCCTGGCTTGCTCAGCCTCCTGGCAGGAGCCAGACTCCAGAGCTAGAAGCCTCTGGAGGTAGGAGAGAGGGGCATAAATTAAACGTTTCCAATTAGGCTAGGACGGCCAGGGGCGGGGGGCTCCAGGGCTGCAGAGATGGGGTGGGCATCTCAGGAGGCCCTGGTCCCCCTGAGCCCTGTCAGAAATCCAGGGGAGTGAGGTCCCCAAAGTCACAGTCGAAGAGGTCTCTGATGCCCTCACCCTCCTCGAGGCCAAAGTGGTAGTCGAGGGCCTCGTGGGGGGGAGACAGGCTGATGAACTCCTCGGGGAGGAGGCCGGAAAAGTCCTCCCTCACGTGCTCCAGGAGTGAGTCGGCCGCCACCAGCGGGGACAGGCGGTCCTCGTCCACGGGGGCCCGCAGGCCGCCCATCCGGGAAAGCAGAGGTTCTGGGGAGACGGGGGAGCATCACAGGCCAGGGACACCCCAGTGGGGAGGGGCTGACACACCTGCCCACCCACCTGGGAGGGGCCCGGTCCACCCGGCCCACCCTGCCTTCACCAACCTTGCTCTAGGCTGAGCAGGGACTGACTGGGATCCGTGGCAGGCGATGAGGAGGGTGACGATGGTGGTGGTGGCACTGCGGTGGCAAGGTCAgctgccctgtcctcctccccaGAAGCTGCCCCCTGGGACGGGGTCTTTCCAGGGCTGGTTCCGCCCACACTCTCCTCAGGACACAGGAAAACGTCGATCGGGCCTTGTTTGCTCTTAAGGGAGATCTGAAAGGTCTGGGTGGAGGTAGCAGGCAGGGTAAACCAAGGCTCAGCTGGACTACCAGCCCAGCCCGGTCCATCCTGGTCTGGTCTAGACTCCCAGGTCTCACCTCCGAGGAGTCCACGGCTTGGAGCTGGGTCTCAGGGGGGGCCTTGATCACCATGACCATCTGCTCTGCAGGGTCTGCGATGCTCCGAAGGTCCTGGCAGGTCACATAGGCCAGGGTTGGTGGAGTCAAGGACCACATGATCTTTGGCCTTTGGGGGCCACCCACCCAGACAGCTCAGAAGACAGAGCCCATCCCTGCCTAGTCACTCCTGTCCTCTACATCGCCCACTCCAGGGGCTGGCACATGGTTGGTGCTCAAGCAGATCTCATGCCCTTAAGCCTGCTTCTACATCCGTACAATGAGATCACGCTGCCTATTAAATCTCAAGGTAATGATGGCTGCCTATAATCATTtcataaaaattacttaaatcCAGGCATAGTCCTAAGAATTTATTCTGACCTATGACCTTGATGTCaattagtgtgtgtgtgagagtgttaagttgctcagtcatgtctgactctgtaaccccatggactacagcccaccaagctcctctctccatgggattctccaggcaagaatactggaataggttgccattctcttctccaggggatcctcctgacccagggattgaacccaggtctcccacactataggcagattctttaacgtctgagccgTTATCTCCAAAACGTAtaaacttctttcaaaataaagtttctatttttgtaaataaaagcaaCTCTAACCTTGAAGCTACAACCAGGTATTGAATCCCTGTATTAAATAAATGCGTTATTACTGATACTAGCTTTTCTGGTTTTAATCTGTATAGCTTTGAAACAGGATTGTTTTCCCCCTTTTCCagaggaagctgagactcagagaggttaagtaacttgtccagtgTCACACCATGAGTGAATGCTGAGCCAGGACCAGTATCCAAAGCCAGAACCCTCTCCTGAATCCAGGGCCCAGGGTAAGCCCCTCCATTCCCACTTGGATGGGGCCCTGGTCACCCTCCAGGCAGTTCAAGGATATCGCTGGCTGTCAGCATCCTCGGAGAGCAGACGCAGCTGTGTGGTGCAGACGTGGAGCAGGTGATCCAGCTGCCGCTCGCTCTCCTGCAGTTGCTGGAGGTCCTGGGTCAATCCTTCAAGCCGCCCGCCGATCCCCACCGTTGCATGGCTGCCTCTGGCGGGAGGCAACGGGAGGGGTCAGCAGCTCCCAGCCCTCTTCCCTGGAGCTGTGACCCTCAGCAACCAGTCTGctgctgccccctgcccctcATGGCCTGGCTCCTCAGCCGGGCTTCCAAGGCAGACTGGCTGGATTCAGAGTCGGGTCTGAATGTCTGGGAACACCCACGTGGCCCTTGTAGGGGCCTGGATAAGTACACGAGGGCACCGTGGAACACTCTGTAGTTGTGTAAAAAGACATGAATGCATTAGATGCAAAAATGGAAGCATTTGTAAGACAtatcaagtgaaaagaaaataaataaatcgaTGTAGAATGGAATATCTACCCAAAACTGAAAACACAAATGTGTCAGAGTGGAATAAGATCCAGGGAAAGAGGCGAAAACGGGAAAAAAAACTAAGCATTAACCAGAATAAAACAATTGTGTTAGCCAAGCTCATCAACAGCAACAGAAGCCAGAATAGCGGTCACCTGGGTGGTATGAGGAAGGGACAGTGTCTGGGAAGGGGCACACAGGAAGTTTCTGGGGTGTTAGAAATGTTCCTTATCCTTATCCAGATGGTGGTTACCCAGGTGAAGAAATGGAAAGTTGCGCTGAGCTAGATATGTAAGATTTGTGTTCTTTCCTGCATCTATCACCTCATGGAAGCCAGCTCTCCTCTCTAAACCTTGGTTTGCCCAGCCATAAGATGGGGACGTGGGCAGCCACAAGCAGGTATGGCTCTCAGCGCCTCTGGCCCGGCCCGCCTGGGGTCTCCGCCTACCCTCCTGTCCGCTGGTACCTACAGCCACTGGATGTGGTTCTTGGACTTCTTGGCGATGAGCTTGATGCCCTCCAGGACGTTGGTGATGTCATAGATGCGCCGTTTCTGCACCTTCAGCACCTCGGCCGCCCAGTTCAGGTCGACCACCCCGTCAGCCGAGCGGCTCAGTAACTCCAAGAAGCGTTTGGTGGTCAGGTTCAACGATGTTTCATAGCGTGACTTCTCCCCTGGGGACTTCAcacctgggggccaggcaggacAAAGTCCCTCAGCACCACCCCCAGCCATACTGGGCCCCCTGGCAACAGCAGGGCAGGAGgatggcagggtgggggtgggagggggcagatgGTTCCTTCCCCTTGGTAAGGCCAAGCAGGGAGGCCCCATGGCTGCTGCCTGCCAACCACAGCATTCCTCTTCCCGCTGGGGAACTTCCCACCCCCTAGGGCGTGGGGAAGCCATGCCAGGCGGCCACTCCAGCTGCCCCTTGGGGCCCCCCGAGGCCTGGATCAGACCCAGGCCTGACAGACCAGAGCTTACTCTGCAAGCACGCCTGTCTGTCCACGCCCCCTCAATGTGGGTCTGGCCAGGGGGCCTGCCCGAGCCCAAGCCCTGGGGGTACCTTTTCCTGGGTGGCGGCCTCTGCCCCGAGCTGGCCCGCTGCTCTCGGCCAGGTATTGATGGTCAGTTTCCAGGTCCAACCTCCGCTTCACCTATGGCAAAAACAATGGGAGGATGCCCAGTAACCAGGAGAGTGGGGCCACAAGAGACCTGGCTGAGGACCGGGTGCTCCTGGGCCGCCCCCTGCCCGTCACTCTACCAGGATGCCCAAGAGTGTGAGTGAGCGGGAGGTCCCAGGCAGCACGATCCTTCCCCACAGGACAGAACACTCAACCGGAAGGCAGACGTTCAAGCCCCAGTTCCACCACTACCTCCCCGGGGGACCTGTGGTAGTTTGCACAtttttttgcttctcctcttttcaacAGATGGAGCCTGATGTTCCTCCCCTTAAGTATGGGCCCGATTCAGTAACTCGCTTCTAATGAACAGAATGTGGTGGAAGTGACGGTGTGTCACTTCTGAGACAGGGTCACACAGGCACTGAAGCGTCCTCCTGGCCCTTTATTGGATCCCTCCCTCGTGGCTGGAGCTAGTGGCTGTGTCACACACGCACTCACTAGCCCTAAGGAGGCCCACCTAAATCCCCGCGCCCAGCGGCAACACGGGCAGGATTAGAAGCACATCCTCCAACCCTGGTCATGCCTTCTGATGACTGCAGCCGGGCCAGCATTTTGGCATTAACCTCAGAAGAGGTCCTCAGCCAGAAGCACCCAGCCAAGTCACCGCTGAATGTCCCACCCTCAGAAACTGTAGGATAACAAATGTCTGATGTTTTAAGCCGTTGGGATACAGATCCCCTGAATGAGTCACTACCTCTCTGGTTTCTGATTTGTCTGTGAATACAGCAGCACAATCAcggccccattttacaggtaggaCAACCCAAGCCCAGAAAGACTCAAGGTGATACAGGCAGGAAGTGCCAGAGCCAGGATTCCCGCACAAGGATGGAGACTGCCCCGGGGACTTCACAGGCATCTCCCTCATATCCTGACCCAAACCAGCTGTCCCTGCCCCTCTGCCACCCACAGGGTTTCCTGAGCTGGAACCTGGTTCAGGCCCACCCAGTGCCCTCATCGCATCTAGCTGCCAAAAATCCCATCACCACAGCCACTGGCACCTCCTATCTGGTCCATCCAGCTATCTTCccactggtctccctgcctccatcGGTCCCGTCCACCTTAGTATCCTCACCCACCACCACTTCTCCACAGGAACTTCTGCTGAGCTTCTGAGTTTCTGCACAGACCTGCGCCTCCAAGCCTTAGCCCATGCTGGTCCCTCCCTGGCTGGCCctcgcctccctccctcccagttcACACCAACGCTTCCCCCTCCATAGAGAGGCACCTTACTCATCACCTCAGTCTTTCCAGTCAATCGCGCAATAGAAATGGAGCCTCTTCTCCCTCAGGACCACCACAAACCCAACCCTTCCCCACACGGTCTCTCACCACAAATTTCTGCAGGTGTGTTAGTCTCACCCAGAGGCCAGGGAGCCCCTTGGAGGCTGGCACTGGGTCTGAATAACCTCTGCACGCAGGGTCTGGGCATCAGCATGTGTTTGCTGAATGAACCACCCCACATGCTGCCGGACTCAGACACTCCCCTCTCACGCAGGCACTCGTGATTTCCTCAGGCGTCTGCCAATATCAGAGCTAATGCATGCTGAGTGCTTCCTGTGTCCTGAGCACCGCTAGGTAACCGCTTCACCTGCATGTGATCACCCACAACCTCCAGCCGCCTTGCAGCAGGGGTTCTGATGACTTCCACTTCCTGAGGAGTCTGCACCTCGCAGAGGTCACACAATGAGAGGTGGAGTCAGGATTCGAACCTCAGTGGGCTGGGCAGAGGCTCATCCGGAAGCCAGGCTCCCGCAGGCCAAACCACAACATACTCGCTCTCCAGCCTCACGCCAAAGCCCTGAACCCTAGCATGCTCCAGCCAACCGCACCCTttgcctccctcctgccccctcaaAAGGGTGCCCGAGCTGAAGGTGGATCCATGCCACACTCAGGCAGACAGATGCCCATCTCTGCCGCTGTTCTCCAAAGATGCAGGCACAGGGACCCAAAAAGCAGGGATGAAAGAAATCCAGATGACTCAAATACCTATCCATGGGAGAGGCCACAAAAACTGGTTCATCCAGCCCTTGGAATACCACACTGCTGTCAAGAAGGATGGGGGCAGGTTGATACAAAACTCTCCCAAAGACATAGTGACAAGAAAAACATGGTTACGAAGCAATGCATTTATGTGATCCCTTTTGGGGATTAAAAAGCTCATGAAACCattttctctgcttcagtttGTATTATTATAGAATCCATTTCAGGAGTAACCTTGGTATCAGGGCGAGGACCTGAGGAATTGCTGCCTTGTCTCTAAAGTGGGGATGATGTGCTTTTGGAACACAGAAGTAAGTGAAAAACTTCAATTTCTAAAACTTTAGAAAGATGTCATAaccaccttaaaaaaaagaaaaaagcagactctggaagagaaaaaaggaaaaatggatggGGCTGGGGATCTTGTCCCCCtcaactttcttatctcttcttctataggaaatatgtattatattcagtttgttttttaagagccATGACAACAGGGGAGATGTGGACAGGAAGAGCCAGAAGGAATGGCTGAATTGCAGAGCCTTGTAGGCAGGAGGCACTCAATGAATGTGCACTTGTGCAGAAGCTGAGCCTGTAGCTTGTTTCAAGGACTGCCCCCAAACAAATGCTAGTGCAGAGGGTGAGTGGAAGCCACAGCTCAGATAGCCAGTGGCTACTCACAGGTATGATGTTAGGGGGTGTTGGACGGCAAAAGCTGGGCCCATGTTTCTGGACTACAGCAGCAAGGTGGTACCGGGCCCTacccaccctcatggcagaaaacGCCTACTGGCCCTTAAGTACTGTGACGGCAGAGGCTCTTTACTTGCCTCTGTGCCTAGAACCTCAGAGACACTCACTAAaaactgctgaatgaatgaaatgttcAGATCCAATGACGCTGCCCCTGACACCCCGGGAGCAGAGGGCAAACCTCCTGATCCCAGTCCCTGGCTGGCCCTCTAAGCCTGAAGCTCCATTGGCCAAGGGCAGGACAGCCCTAGGCCTAAGCACCTGTCAATCAGCTAAATGGAGGCTATTCGTTCAGGCTCCAAGCTGGTACCTGCAGGGACAGGTTGCTGGGGTACAGGAGACCAATCGGGGGACCCACCCTGTGCAACTTCCCTCCCTCTCACTCATTAGGAGGAAGGGACCCTGGGCTTCCTTCAATCTCTATTAGCATCTCCAGGAAGTTAAGGCTTGCCAGCAGTTAACCACTCAGGAAATCTGGACTGGTCCCACCACTCATGAgctgactcaccagggaaggTTGTAACATCTCTAAGCCTCAGCTTCCCTATCTGTAAAACGGGAAAGTTGTTGACAGGGTTAAACAAGTTAACTGGgtaaagtgcttggcacatggcCTAACTCACAAAACAGTCTCAAAACAATGGTGCCTCCTATTGTTATTATTAGCATTTCAGTGATTCCGGAAGGAAGGATGTACTGGGCAGGGGGCCAAAGGGGTCGGGGGAACCTTGTTGGGATGCCTCAGGGACCAGCTGCTACCCAGGCCTCCAGTCAGCGGTTGCGCTTCCACCTCCTTGCCCTGGGCCCTGCCTCCCCGCCTCAACTTGCTCAGCCAACTGTGCTGAGACCCCATCCTGCCTGCCCATCCATGCCCTAGCTTTACCCAGAGGCTACACCAGTCAAACTGGTCTCCACGCCCTGTCCTGCAGCCCACAGGACCAAGCTCTAGGCCTccgccccctccttccccccaccccctaatTCAGACACCTCTCTGGGCCCCCTAGTCTCAACTGTCTTTAGCCTCTTGCTGTGCAGGGAGCACTTTATCAAGGGATCTCCCTGGGGCATTTACTCTCTCCTGGCACTGGGGGCCTCCTCTCCAGCTCCCAGAGGCCTAGCCCACCCAGGACTTCCACTGGGGCCCCGGGGTCTGTCTGCCTGATTAATGAGGTTCCATGGCAACCAGGGCCTGGGAGGGTGGAGGGTGGCAGATGGAAGgacaggcagagggaggggatcAGCAGCTGGCCCAGTCACCCCCGCCCCTGCAGAGAAGGCCTCCCAGCCAGGCAGCCTGTCCCCAGAGGCCCGGAGGGCCAGGCCTGCACCTGGCAGTcccagaggcaggaaggagggtcTCCTCAATGGCTCCTCTACGGTCTGGTCCCAGAATACCCCCCTTTGACCTCCCCAAGCAGCCATGCCCACCACCCAGCCACAAGTTCTGGTCTGAAGCCAGCAGGCCTCAGTTTAAATCCCACTTGCAGCCTTGTGACCAGGGGGCAAgccacttcccctctctgggcacAGTTCAGATGGGCACAGTGACAACACCGAGCTCACAGCATGGATGTGAGTTTTAGCTGCCTTGAAGTCAgccagaggcctggcatgcagtcaGCGACAGCTGAATACACGTGGACCATTATTATCATTGAGTCTGCTCTGgcgaggaagctgaggcccagagcacAGAGCAGCAAACAAGGACTGGCCCGAGGTCACCCCGCACCCCAGGGCGGAGCCCCGAGGCCCAACCCAGGCTCGGCACCGCCCAGCCTGGGCGCCTCAGcccaccctcccccgcccccgctgcCGCCGGGCCAAACATCGCGCCCCGCCCGGGTCTGCGTGGGGGTCCAAGGCAGCGCACTCGGCCCAGTGTCCCTGGTGTCCGTACCGGCGGGCGGCCGAGCGCGGGGCGCGGCGCGCTGGGTGTGGGCCGGGGCGCCTGCGGAGTGGCGAAGAGCAGCAGGTCAGGGTCCCGGGGGCCGGCGGCGGGTGCGGCGGGGCCGGCGGGGGCCGGCTGGGCGCTGGCTTCCTGCGCCGTGGAGATGATGACGATCTGCGAGGAGTCGAGCAGCCGCAGCGCGCCGGCCCCGAGCAGGGCCTCCAGCGCCGGCGCGCAAGGGCCGCCCGCGGGGGCCCCGGCCACGGCCATGGCGCTCACGGCCCGCGCGGCCCGGGTGGCagtcggcggcggcggcgcgggcccATGGCTGCAGGCCGAGGCGAGGGCTAGATCCCGCTCCGGATCCCGCTCCGCCCCCGGCCGCCGCTGCCTGCAAAGTCCCGGCCACTTTTACGCGCCAAATCCTTTTTGCCGCGAAAGAGCCACGAGCCGCCGAGCGCTACCACCATTGGCTGCCCGGACTGTGACGGAGGCGACGGCGACAGCGTCCATTGGCTGCAGCGCGCCGGGCCGGCGGCGGAGGGCGGGACGGGGCGGCGGCGCGAGGCGGCACGGCCAATCGCGGGTCGGGGCGCGCGCAGGCTTTGTCGGGGCGGTGCCAGGCGCGTTCGCACTCCCCGCCCTCAGAGGGGAGGACCCCTGTCCGAGGAGTGgtggccccaccccctccccgacGCACCCCCTTCTGGCCGATGCCTCTGAGTGGAGACATTGAGGACAGAATGTCCATTAAGCATATCTCAACGTCAGCAGACCCCCACGTGACGCCGAGATCTCTCACCTGTGGCCCCAACACCCTCGGCCAGATCTCTAGAAActgcctctcctctcttctgGCTTCTCAGGCCCACCTCCAAGCTCCAGCCACATCTCCCTCAACTTCCCTCACCAAAGCCGTTCACTTTCAAATCGTGTGCCCACCCTATTCCTCTCACCCAGAGCCCAAGCAGAAGGGAGCTGTCGGAAAATGGGGAGGGATGTCTGGCCCAATACAGCTCTGGGCTTTTCTACAAGCCCTCCTATAGCTGGAAACTCTTCAGTATCCAATGCACAACTTCTGCTTAAActgattcactcattcaacaaacgtTTTGAGAGCCGGCTGTAAGCCCCATTCTTGACTTCTGGCGCTAAGGAACTCACAGTTTAGTgaaaaagggaagagggaaatAGGTAACAAGCATTTACAACATGATGTGGAATTTTCACTATTAATTCCATGTTAGATCTCACAAAGGGAGGAGGTGAGTATGCTGAgcatgaaaatgcatttaatccGGAGGCCCTGGGACCTCTCCATCAGCCATTTCTCATTGCTCAGATCAGCTGATTTGAGCAATACTGTCCTCTCCtctatgccaggctctgtgccagcACTGAGGGCAGAGATGTAAAAGGCTTGATGATTTCTATGAACTTGCCTGCCATCTGGTGGGGACTGAcccatcaggggaaaaaaaaaaaagctaagacgCAATCAAGAGTGAGATCCCTAGGCCCCGTATAAATATCACTTCTTCCAGGGAGCACTCAGGTATTGAAGTTATCCGCTTCCTCCATTGTCCACCCCCACCTCTGTTCCAGCACTGAGTGCACACTGGATTTATCTGCCTTCCTTATCAGACTGGGAGCTCCAATAGGGCCTCTTCCCAACACTGGCCTGATCCACAGTAGATGCTGAGAAGGGCTGTAAAAAAGAATCAGGCTCACACTGGAGGCTACCTGGAATGTCCCAGGTTTCAGAATCACCTGGGTGCTTGTTAACTATGGgcccaccccatcc
This genomic interval from Cervus canadensis isolate Bull #8, Minnesota chromosome 10, ASM1932006v1, whole genome shotgun sequence contains the following:
- the E2F1 gene encoding transcription factor E2F1 → MAVAGAPAGGPCAPALEALLGAGALRLLDSSQIVIISTAQEASAQPAPAGPAAPAAGPRDPDLLLFATPQAPRPTPSAPRPALGRPPVKRRLDLETDHQYLAESSGPARGRGRHPGKGVKSPGEKSRYETSLNLTTKRFLELLSRSADGVVDLNWAAEVLKVQKRRIYDITNVLEGIKLIAKKSKNHIQWLGSHATVGIGGRLEGLTQDLQQLQESERQLDHLLHVCTTQLRLLSEDADSQRLAYVTCQDLRSIADPAEQMVMVIKAPPETQLQAVDSSETFQISLKSKQGPIDVFLCPEESVGGTSPGKTPSQGAASGEEDRAADLATAVPPPPSSPSSSPATDPSQSLLSLEQEPLLSRMGGLRAPVDEDRLSPLVAADSLLEHVREDFSGLLPEEFISLSPPHEALDYHFGLEEGEGIRDLFDCDFGDLTPLDF